Proteins from a genomic interval of Bacteroidota bacterium:
- a CDS encoding c-type cytochrome, whose protein sequence is MAKKFFLSSILIVFLFALFPSCKTDLPLPPVGSEPDSLFVGTPYVITAPQFGFPPISIPPDNPMTVEGIQLGRLLFYDPTLSSDSMFSCSSCHKQEFAFADGGKVLSQNIFGLTKRNTPPLFNLVWMKKYFWDGRAGSLPQQANDALIHEQNFIASQSIARLSAKPEYVSLFKKAFGRPGDITQQKIEKSIAQFMMTLISSESKFDSVQRGQMSFSPAELHGFNLFLTDTPNHGADCFHCHADNSAGTSFTMIDNGFHNNGLDAANSFTDFPDLGLGGFNGNMLDNGKFKTPHLRNVEVTGPYMRNGRFVTLEQVVNFYNDSLKTSPTIDPFMKTAYRGGLRYLSEQDKQDLIAFLKTLTDHRFLTNPDFSTPFH, encoded by the coding sequence ATGGCAAAGAAGTTTTTTCTAAGTTCGATTCTTATCGTTTTTCTGTTCGCTCTTTTCCCTTCCTGCAAAACAGATTTGCCTCTTCCTCCGGTTGGAAGCGAACCGGATAGTTTATTCGTTGGCACACCTTATGTGATAACCGCTCCTCAATTTGGATTTCCACCTATTTCAATTCCTCCTGATAATCCAATGACGGTGGAAGGAATACAATTGGGTAGGCTGTTATTCTATGACCCTACACTTTCATCTGACAGCATGTTTTCATGTTCCTCTTGTCACAAACAAGAGTTTGCTTTTGCCGATGGAGGTAAAGTATTAAGCCAAAATATTTTTGGGCTGACGAAACGCAACACGCCTCCATTATTCAATTTGGTATGGATGAAAAAATATTTCTGGGATGGTAGAGCAGGGTCATTGCCGCAACAGGCAAATGATGCCCTGATACACGAACAAAATTTTATTGCCAGTCAATCAATAGCCAGATTAAGTGCCAAGCCCGAATATGTTTCTCTGTTCAAAAAAGCATTTGGCAGGCCCGGTGACATTACGCAGCAGAAAATTGAAAAGTCTATTGCGCAGTTTATGATGACGCTTATTTCGTCCGAATCAAAATTTGATAGTGTACAAAGGGGCCAGATGTCTTTCTCTCCTGCTGAACTTCATGGATTTAATCTTTTTCTTACCGACACTCCTAATCATGGGGCCGATTGTTTTCATTGTCATGCGGATAACTCAGCCGGCACTTCATTCACCATGATTGATAATGGATTTCATAATAATGGATTGGATGCGGCCAATTCGTTTACCGATTTCCCCGACTTAGGATTGGGAGGATTCAATGGCAATATGTTGGACAATGGAAAATTTAAAACACCACACCTCAGAAATGTAGAGGTGACCGGTCCCTATATGCGCAATGGAAGATTTGTAACGTTGGAACAGGTCGTCAACTTTTATAATGATAGTTTGAAGACATCTCCTACGATTGACCCGTTTATGAAAACTGCATATCGTGGAGGACTACGCTATTTAAGCGAACAAGACAAGCAGGATCTAATTGCCTTTCTTAAAACGTTAACCGACCACCGCTTCCTGACCAATCCAGATTTCTCTACCCCTTTTCACTGA
- the ruvC gene encoding crossover junction endodeoxyribonuclease RuvC, translating to MSGKSEIILGVDPGTIVLGYGIIEVEKQKMKILSMGVIHLSQYEDHLEKLKIIYEKIQGLIENYRPGACAIETPFYGKNVQSMLKLGRAQGVSIASALTNNVPVFEYAPKKIKQSVTGNGNASKEQVASMLQRLCHFELQPKFLDATDGLAAAVCHHFQGKVAIQGAEKMSGWKDFIKQNPERLGRTKE from the coding sequence GTGAGCGGCAAAAGTGAAATCATCCTTGGTGTGGATCCTGGCACCATTGTTCTGGGGTATGGAATCATCGAAGTTGAAAAACAAAAGATGAAAATACTGAGCATGGGTGTGATTCATTTGTCTCAATATGAAGATCATCTGGAGAAGTTGAAAATCATCTATGAAAAGATTCAGGGGCTGATAGAAAATTATCGTCCGGGAGCTTGTGCTATTGAAACACCTTTCTATGGCAAGAACGTACAAAGTATGCTGAAACTAGGGCGCGCGCAGGGAGTGTCTATTGCATCTGCACTGACAAACAATGTCCCGGTTTTTGAATATGCCCCAAAGAAAATAAAGCAGTCGGTTACCGGCAATGGAAATGCCTCTAAAGAGCAGGTGGCATCTATGCTTCAACGACTGTGTCATTTTGAGTTACAACCTAAATTTCTCGATGCTACGGATGGGCTGGCTGCTGCTGTGTGCCATCATTTCCAAGGGAAAGTCGCTATCCAAGGTGCAGAGAAAATGTCGGGATGGAAGGATTTCATCAAGCAAAATCCGGAGCGTTTGGGCAGAACCAAAGAATGA
- a CDS encoding DMT family transporter, with translation MDSHHNPLNWFIIFLLTIIWGSSYLLIKKGLVAFSPVELASLRISISFLVSLPFAIIALRKISREKYLSVLQIGFFGSGAPGFLFALSMTKSSSAVNGILNSLSPLWTLLIGYYLYKVQISSQKIVGVIIGFLGAVVLVFGKTGGDFQMEVLYTALPVAATFCYGLSTNITKQKLQNENSLYTTSLAMAFVGLPAFIILMFTDAPAKIYSGTIWLPFMYVMILSLFGTLIAWALYYKLIQRTDALFGASVTYLIPVVAVGWGLFDGEVLSMMQLAGMLLILGGVYFTTSPKAIGLSKSFK, from the coding sequence GTGGATTCACATCATAATCCATTAAACTGGTTCATTATCTTTTTGCTGACTATTATTTGGGGATCATCCTATCTCCTAATAAAAAAAGGTCTCGTAGCATTTTCTCCGGTTGAGTTGGCCTCGTTACGAATTAGTATTTCCTTTTTGGTTTCTCTGCCATTCGCGATCATCGCCTTACGGAAAATCTCTCGTGAAAAATATTTATCGGTCCTTCAAATAGGCTTCTTTGGTAGCGGAGCTCCCGGATTTCTATTTGCCCTCTCTATGACGAAGTCGAGTAGTGCAGTCAATGGGATATTGAATTCGCTGTCCCCTTTATGGACCTTGCTGATTGGGTATTATTTGTACAAAGTGCAAATTTCTTCTCAGAAAATAGTCGGAGTAATTATCGGTTTTCTGGGGGCCGTAGTTCTGGTATTCGGCAAGACAGGTGGAGATTTTCAGATGGAGGTGCTTTATACTGCTTTGCCGGTGGCGGCAACCTTTTGTTATGGATTGAGTACCAATATCACGAAGCAAAAACTACAAAACGAAAATTCGCTTTACACTACTTCGCTGGCCATGGCTTTTGTAGGCCTTCCGGCGTTCATCATCCTGATGTTTACAGATGCTCCGGCAAAAATATATTCCGGAACTATCTGGCTGCCGTTTATGTATGTAATGATTCTTTCTCTGTTCGGTACTTTGATAGCCTGGGCGCTTTACTATAAGTTAATCCAACGCACCGATGCGCTCTTCGGGGCAAGTGTGACGTATCTTATTCCTGTTGTAGCTGTTGGATGGGGGTTATTTGACGGCGAGGTGCTTTCTATGATGCAATTGGCAGGTATGTTATTGATTTTGGGCGGAGTTTATTTTACTACCTCTCCAAAGGCCATCGGCCTGAGTAAGTCTTTTAAGTAG
- a CDS encoding CPBP family intramembrane metalloprotease codes for MSWLTLVAMGIAGVLLVIYWQKKDVNKVLIGGKRLYIQALTGLFFGTFSSLLAAALIHGRRFKGVLLFFENIVQQVNPSFLNILFYSTCAGIGEEILFRAGIQPMIGVWPAAIVFVLLHGYINPYNLNMTIYGLFW; via the coding sequence ATGAGTTGGCTCACACTGGTGGCTATGGGCATTGCCGGTGTTCTGTTGGTTATTTATTGGCAGAAAAAGGATGTCAACAAGGTTTTGATAGGGGGCAAGCGCCTTTATATACAAGCGCTCACCGGATTGTTCTTTGGCACATTTTCTTCCCTGCTCGCAGCTGCCTTGATTCATGGTAGGAGGTTCAAAGGTGTTTTACTTTTTTTTGAAAATATCGTTCAGCAGGTAAATCCATCCTTCCTCAATATTCTATTCTATTCCACTTGTGCCGGAATCGGGGAGGAAATACTTTTCCGGGCAGGTATCCAGCCTATGATAGGAGTTTGGCCTGCGGCCATAGTTTTTGTCTTGCTGCATGGCTATATCAATCCTTACAACCTGAACATGACTATCTATGGACTTTTCTGGTGA
- the thiL gene encoding thiamine-phosphate kinase gives MSNEKKMTPIHTLGEFGLIDRLTSSFEKTQPSTIKGVGDDAAVIDNTGKMTVISTDLLIEDIHFDLMYVPLKHLGYKSVVVNLSDIYAMNAHPKQITVSIGISSRFTLEALDELYEGIRLACKNYEVDLVGGDTASSQKGLIISVTAIGQADEQNLVYRNGARVGDLICVSGDLGAAYLGLQILEREKRIYLEHPEVQPELENAPYLISRQLKPEARRDVIRFLNEIDLKPTAMMDLSDGLSSDMLHICKQSGVGCEIMESQVPVSEDVYNMALQFNLDPIICALSGGEDYELLFTIRPEDETKLGGEEAFSIIGQITETATGTMLVTRSGNRHPLQAQGWNHFGQK, from the coding sequence ATGTCCAACGAAAAGAAAATGACTCCCATCCATACGCTGGGCGAATTTGGTTTAATTGACCGTTTAACATCGTCATTTGAAAAAACCCAACCCTCTACTATTAAAGGAGTAGGAGATGATGCGGCTGTAATAGATAATACAGGTAAAATGACCGTGATAAGTACCGACCTGCTGATAGAAGACATTCATTTTGACCTGATGTATGTGCCGCTTAAACACTTAGGATATAAAAGTGTGGTGGTAAATCTAAGTGACATTTATGCCATGAACGCTCATCCAAAACAAATCACTGTTTCTATTGGTATCTCTTCCCGTTTTACCTTAGAGGCTTTAGATGAATTATATGAAGGCATTCGTTTAGCCTGCAAGAATTATGAAGTAGATTTAGTCGGTGGCGATACGGCCTCTTCGCAAAAGGGCTTGATTATTTCGGTCACTGCTATTGGTCAAGCCGATGAACAAAATCTGGTTTATAGAAATGGAGCTCGTGTAGGCGACCTGATCTGCGTAAGTGGCGATTTAGGCGCTGCCTATCTGGGTTTGCAAATTCTGGAACGGGAGAAAAGAATCTATTTGGAGCATCCCGAAGTACAACCCGAATTGGAAAATGCCCCTTATTTAATCAGCAGGCAACTAAAACCTGAAGCCCGACGAGATGTCATCCGCTTTCTCAATGAAATTGATTTGAAGCCTACCGCTATGATGGATCTAAGCGACGGCCTTTCCTCTGATATGCTGCACATCTGCAAACAAAGTGGTGTCGGCTGCGAAATCATGGAAAGCCAGGTTCCGGTAAGCGAAGACGTATACAATATGGCTTTACAATTCAATCTCGACCCTATTATTTGTGCCTTGAGCGGCGGTGAAGATTATGAATTGCTTTTTACCATCCGTCCCGAAGATGAAACCAAACTGGGCGGTGAAGAAGCCTTTTCGATTATTGGGCAAATCACGGAAACGGCAACAGGAACGATGCTGGTTACCCGCAGCGGAAACCGGCACCCTTTGCAAGCACAGGGCTGGAATCATTTCGGACAAAAATAA